A single genomic interval of Bacteroidota bacterium harbors:
- a CDS encoding glycosyltransferase family 39 protein — protein MGFVFFILTGFFIYHVLQFYSSKTKESAAAENYIYVLLILSLFVLLTTEICSAGNWISAITIQIIWIVLAITSGIFWWKISNRKLFFALQWKSLLQFPFIIIFGVTSITFLICMFAFPNNWDSMTYHLGRVMHWIQNGNVNPYATHIVRQVSQPPLSEYFQMHFMLLSGSDKFANLVQWMFMTGAVVAAGRIGLHLTGNKTVARLSMLLAVLIPMGILQSSSTQNDMAVSFFIVAALLFAIKAANKNFKLQEILLFSISVSLACLTKGTAYIFLLPIIVMYGIQAIIKLRLQVWRALLIGIIIFIALNGTFFLRNYSAFQHPLAPDTTLQNTFIGIQPIATNTVKNLAMHFLSPWPAINNVVTSIVIKYHQFIHTDINDPRFSWEFSPPFSASQLYPHEDYATAPFYILFFLIACAYLLFNMRKHSWKISIYALVIISMWLTFSLLLKWQVWHCRLHLPMLLASTPLIAFYLNTCRKSVRIVSIFVFILFALPSIFYNYSRPILGKDSIFTNSKYDQYFFNQPTNQKPFFDISAIMQRNNLKNIGWIISGDSWEYPMWVLLNDETHLRMEHILVKNATQKFEDASFIPDGIINKMIEPDSLGRIYYHNTIYQVVYENDPWMFMQKVGD, from the coding sequence ATGGGCTTCGTGTTTTTTATCCTTACGGGATTTTTTATTTACCATGTTTTGCAATTCTACAGCAGCAAAACAAAAGAAAGTGCAGCCGCAGAAAATTACATTTATGTATTACTGATTCTTTCTCTGTTCGTTTTACTTACCACTGAAATTTGCAGTGCAGGAAATTGGATTTCTGCAATTACTATTCAAATTATCTGGATTGTTTTAGCAATAACTTCCGGTATTTTTTGGTGGAAAATTTCAAATAGAAAATTATTCTTTGCATTGCAATGGAAATCACTTTTGCAATTTCCTTTTATAATAATTTTCGGAGTTACTTCAATTACTTTTCTTATCTGCATGTTTGCTTTTCCAAACAACTGGGACAGCATGACCTATCATTTGGGAAGGGTAATGCATTGGATACAAAACGGAAATGTAAATCCGTATGCAACGCATATAGTGCGTCAGGTTTCTCAACCACCATTATCAGAATATTTTCAAATGCATTTTATGCTGTTGAGTGGCAGCGACAAATTTGCAAATCTGGTACAATGGATGTTTATGACAGGAGCTGTTGTAGCAGCAGGCCGGATTGGATTACACCTTACCGGCAATAAAACAGTTGCAAGATTATCTATGTTACTCGCAGTATTAATTCCTATGGGAATATTACAAAGTAGCAGTACACAAAATGATATGGCTGTGAGTTTTTTTATTGTAGCTGCATTGTTATTTGCAATAAAAGCGGCAAATAAAAATTTCAAATTACAGGAGATTTTATTATTCAGTATTTCAGTTTCACTTGCATGTCTTACAAAAGGCACTGCATACATTTTTTTATTGCCAATAATTGTAATGTATGGAATACAGGCAATAATAAAATTGCGATTACAAGTTTGGAGAGCTTTGCTTATCGGCATCATTATTTTCATTGCATTGAACGGTACTTTTTTTCTGCGCAATTATTCTGCGTTTCAACATCCTCTGGCTCCTGATACTACATTACAAAATACATTTATTGGAATACAACCCATTGCTACGAATACAGTAAAAAATTTAGCAATGCATTTTTTATCTCCATGGCCGGCGATAAATAATGTGGTAACTTCCATAGTGATAAAATATCATCAATTCATTCACACAGATATTAATGATCCACGATTTAGCTGGGAATTTTCACCGCCGTTTAGCGCATCTCAATTATATCCGCATGAAGATTATGCAACTGCGCCATTTTATATTTTATTCTTTTTAATTGCATGTGCTTATTTACTTTTTAATATGCGCAAACATAGTTGGAAAATTTCCATCTATGCGCTTGTTATAATTAGTATGTGGTTAACATTTAGTTTATTATTAAAATGGCAGGTGTGGCATTGCAGATTACACTTACCCATGCTGTTGGCGTCCACTCCATTGATAGCTTTTTATTTAAATACTTGTAGGAAAAGTGTTCGCATAGTTTCAATTTTTGTATTCATACTTTTTGCACTGCCATCCATTTTTTATAATTATAGCAGACCGATACTTGGCAAAGATTCTATTTTCACAAACAGCAAATACGATCAATATTTTTTTAATCAACCAACAAATCAAAAACCCTTTTTTGATATAAGTGCAATTATGCAAAGAAATAATTTAAAAAATATCGGTTGGATAATTAGCGGTGATAGTTGGGAGTATCCGATGTGGGTATTATTAAATGATGAAACGCATTTACGCATGGAACATATCTTAGTGAAAAATGCAACACAGAAATTTGAAGATGCTTCCTTTATTCCCGATGGTATAATTAATAAAATGATAGAGCCCGATTCGCTTGGCAGAATTTATTATCACAATACCATATATCAGGTTGTGTATGAAAATGATCCCTGGATGTTTATGCAAAAAGTGGGGGATTAA
- the recO gene encoding DNA repair protein RecO, which translates to MLHKTTGIVLKTNKYSETSVITKVYTEKFGLQTYIINGVRTTKSKGKYALYQHGNILDMVVYHKETGNMFHISEVRMETVYNQIPFDTVKGTLLLFCIELLLKTIKEEESNANLFQFLHHAFIYLDETTNSVANFHIIFLLQLSKYIGFYPDNTKGKFFNLDEGVFTDLQISQYNYMHAECANALRNLLDINFQKASSIHLSTTLRKELLHALLLYYSLHIEYFGEMHSPAILEEVFRK; encoded by the coding sequence ATGCTACATAAAACAACAGGCATTGTATTAAAAACAAATAAGTATTCTGAAACAAGTGTAATTACGAAAGTATATACTGAAAAATTCGGATTGCAAACCTATATCATTAATGGTGTGCGTACTACTAAATCAAAAGGTAAATATGCTTTGTACCAGCATGGAAATATTTTGGATATGGTGGTGTATCACAAAGAAACCGGCAACATGTTTCATATCAGTGAAGTGCGCATGGAAACCGTGTATAATCAAATTCCATTTGATACAGTAAAAGGTACATTGCTATTGTTTTGTATTGAACTATTGTTGAAGACAATTAAAGAAGAAGAATCCAATGCAAACCTGTTTCAATTTCTGCATCATGCATTTATTTATTTAGATGAAACAACAAATTCTGTTGCTAATTTTCATATTATTTTTCTATTACAATTAAGTAAGTATATCGGATTTTATCCGGATAATACCAAAGGCAAATTTTTTAATCTGGATGAAGGTGTATTTACCGATTTACAAATCTCACAATACAATTATATGCATGCCGAATGTGCAAATGCATTGCGTAATTTGCTGGATATAAATTTTCAAAAAGCATCTTCGATTCATCTTTCTACTACCTTGCGCAAAGAGTTACTGCATGCCTTGCTTTTATATTACAGTTTGCACATTGAATATTTTGGTGAAATGCATTCACCCGCAATTTTAGAAGAAGTATTTCGCAAATAA